The Fulvivirga ligni genome window below encodes:
- the holA gene encoding DNA polymerase III subunit delta has translation MALTPESILSDLKNKKFSPVYFFQGEETYYIDMLTDYIEDNVLNETEKGFNQVVLYGRDVQMNEVLTNARRFPMMSERQVVIVKEAQNISDINKESGQKLLIDYLKNPVGSTVLVFAHKNKSLDKRKSLGKLIDKHAVALTTKKLYDNQVPSWIDGYLKAKGFKATTKAVQMLADSIGNDLERLANEVDKILINYKEKIDIDEAIVQKYVGISKDYNVFELQKALIAKDVIKANQIINYFDANEKKNPIIPIIAVLFSFYSKLLMVVGSKDRSERGLASALKVNPYFVKDYLVAARNYSPVQIINNIHYIKEADLKSKGINNASATDGQLLKELVYKLLH, from the coding sequence ATGGCGCTAACTCCAGAAAGCATTCTGTCTGATCTTAAGAATAAAAAATTTTCGCCCGTGTACTTTTTTCAGGGAGAAGAGACTTATTATATAGATATGCTCACCGATTATATTGAGGACAATGTGCTCAATGAAACCGAAAAAGGTTTTAATCAGGTGGTCCTGTATGGAAGAGATGTGCAGATGAATGAGGTCCTTACTAATGCGCGCAGATTTCCTATGATGTCTGAACGTCAGGTGGTTATTGTGAAAGAGGCTCAGAACATCTCAGATATCAATAAAGAATCTGGACAAAAGCTGTTGATCGATTATTTAAAAAATCCGGTAGGTTCTACTGTTCTTGTTTTTGCCCATAAAAATAAGTCATTAGACAAGAGAAAAAGCCTTGGAAAGCTTATAGATAAGCATGCGGTAGCTTTAACTACTAAAAAGCTGTACGATAATCAGGTGCCAAGTTGGATAGATGGCTACCTTAAAGCTAAAGGCTTTAAAGCCACCACTAAGGCAGTGCAGATGTTGGCAGATTCCATTGGCAATGATTTGGAAAGATTGGCCAATGAGGTGGACAAAATTCTCATTAACTACAAGGAGAAAATTGATATAGACGAAGCCATAGTTCAGAAATATGTGGGAATTAGTAAAGACTACAATGTATTTGAGCTCCAAAAGGCACTAATTGCCAAGGATGTAATTAAAGCGAATCAAATCATTAATTACTTCGACGCCAACGAGAAGAAAAACCCCATTATACCAATCATTGCTGTCTTGTTTAGTTTCTACAGCAAGCTACTAATGGTGGTAGGTTCTAAAGATCGATCTGAAAGAGGCCTTGCTTCCGCACTTAAAGTAAACCCGTACTTTGTGAAAGATTATCTGGTGGCTGCAAGAAATTACTCACCAGTGCAGATCATCAATAATATTCATTATATCAAAGAAGCTGACTTGAAATCTAAAGGAATAAACAATGCATCAGCCACAGACGGTCAGCTTTTAAAAGAATTGGTTTACAAACTATTACATTAA
- a CDS encoding tetratricopeptide repeat protein: MRFKYILIALVFLSFHVSAQNTLYQTNENELYRKGLDLLDKSNYTAARENFEKFIAVTDDDIKKANAEYYVAFCALNLYNPDGEKLISDFIKENEHNPRAISAYFDLGNFYFSQGNHKKAIEYLSKVRLSALPMKERDETRFKLGYSHFARQEFDDALRYFNPIKNENNPYSAASSYYAGYVEYEKGQYDQAVIDLQRAEKNDSYRAVVPGMIAKVYYKQKRYDDLIKYSDQVMASGKASQTDFYLLTADAYFNKENYSKASELYAKYSDKIQNPPVDVRYRIGFTNYRLGNNEVAITNLKQAASERDSVGIYASYYLGILYLKEGNKLYALTAFDNARRNKISADLREEGAYQYGKINYDLERSGEAIQAFEEFIQTYPNSKHSDEVNDLLSEVYLNSNNYNLAIDHIEKMNFANQSLRKVYQKATFYKGAELFNQGNYAQAVEFFNESLKYPMEPEYKAMANLWTAEAYSVGLKYEESIPYYQAIINDSYAKNTAHGLKARYGLGYAYYNTKQYSDALKQFKAYVNALENSTNKEYYDDALLRLADCYYVSKFYKDALTYYQRAIRYNKVDNDYAHLQAGTVMGLENNAEGAKEEYDYIIKNYPQSRHYDDALFQKAQLSFENGNYEQAAKDFTNLMARKPSSQFIPYAYMRRASAYYNLKEYDKSIADYKKILDEYTTHSAAKEVLLPLQEVLNLTSRSGEFDQYLAKFKKANPENKSLDNVEYETAKNQYFNQAYRKAISSFSEYLKSYPDNANADEARYYIAESYYRLAEFEPALDVYNQLLSEGRFKQVSRVVDRIAEIEFRSKRYENAVYFYYKLVSLANTKKEQYYGWAGLMESYYYMGKYDSVKHYANVILERGNVNISSQNKASLYLGKAAYGQGDLEGAKDEFINTLNTAKDQNGAEAQYLLSKIFYENKNYQQSIESLIDLNQNFTSYQEWVGKSFLMLADNYVAMKDYFQAKGTLNSIIENFPLEDTKQKAREKLKVVNQLVETENKKSQNAGDSLTIDIKDVDN, encoded by the coding sequence ATGCGATTTAAATATATCCTCATTGCCCTGGTTTTTCTTTCATTTCATGTAAGTGCCCAGAACACTTTGTACCAAACCAATGAAAATGAACTATATAGAAAGGGGCTAGACCTTCTGGACAAATCAAACTATACCGCAGCCCGCGAAAATTTTGAAAAATTCATAGCAGTTACAGATGATGACATTAAAAAGGCAAACGCCGAATATTATGTAGCTTTCTGTGCGCTTAATTTATATAATCCTGATGGAGAGAAGCTTATCTCAGATTTCATAAAAGAGAATGAGCATAATCCCAGAGCTATCTCTGCTTATTTTGACTTAGGAAACTTCTATTTCAGTCAAGGTAATCATAAAAAGGCGATTGAATACTTATCTAAGGTTAGGTTATCGGCCTTACCGATGAAGGAGAGGGATGAGACAAGATTTAAGTTAGGCTACAGCCATTTTGCACGCCAGGAGTTTGATGATGCTTTAAGATATTTCAATCCTATTAAAAACGAAAATAACCCATATTCTGCCGCTTCCAGCTATTATGCAGGCTATGTGGAGTACGAGAAGGGACAGTACGATCAGGCTGTAATAGATTTGCAAAGAGCAGAGAAAAACGATTCTTACAGAGCTGTAGTGCCAGGAATGATTGCCAAGGTATATTACAAGCAAAAGAGATATGATGATCTGATAAAATACAGTGATCAGGTAATGGCCTCAGGTAAAGCATCTCAGACAGATTTCTATTTACTTACTGCCGATGCCTATTTCAATAAAGAAAATTACAGCAAAGCTTCAGAGCTTTATGCCAAGTACTCTGATAAGATTCAGAACCCTCCGGTTGATGTAAGATATAGGATAGGATTTACCAATTATAGATTAGGCAATAATGAGGTCGCGATTACCAATTTGAAACAAGCAGCCTCAGAACGGGACAGCGTTGGGATCTACGCTTCCTACTATTTGGGTATTCTATATTTGAAAGAAGGAAACAAGCTATACGCGCTTACAGCTTTTGATAATGCTCGTAGAAATAAGATAAGTGCCGATCTGAGAGAAGAGGGGGCATATCAGTACGGTAAAATTAATTATGATCTGGAGAGATCTGGAGAGGCGATTCAGGCATTTGAAGAATTTATTCAAACTTATCCTAACAGCAAGCACTCTGATGAGGTGAATGACCTGCTCTCTGAGGTTTATCTTAACTCTAATAACTATAACCTGGCGATAGATCATATCGAGAAAATGAACTTCGCCAATCAATCTCTGCGGAAGGTGTATCAAAAGGCCACTTTTTACAAAGGGGCTGAGCTCTTTAATCAGGGTAATTATGCCCAGGCTGTGGAGTTCTTCAATGAGTCATTAAAATATCCAATGGAGCCTGAATACAAAGCCATGGCTAACCTTTGGACAGCTGAGGCCTATTCTGTAGGACTTAAATATGAGGAATCTATTCCATACTATCAGGCCATAATCAATGACAGCTATGCTAAAAACACGGCGCATGGCCTTAAAGCCAGGTATGGTTTGGGGTATGCCTATTATAACACCAAGCAGTATAGCGATGCTCTGAAACAGTTTAAGGCTTACGTGAATGCCTTAGAAAACAGTACAAATAAAGAATATTATGATGATGCATTACTTAGGCTCGCAGATTGCTATTATGTGTCTAAGTTCTATAAAGATGCTTTGACCTATTATCAAAGAGCAATCAGATATAACAAGGTAGATAATGATTATGCCCATTTACAAGCAGGTACTGTAATGGGACTTGAAAATAATGCAGAAGGAGCTAAAGAGGAGTATGATTACATCATTAAGAACTACCCTCAGTCTCGTCACTATGATGATGCTTTGTTTCAAAAAGCGCAGTTGAGCTTTGAAAATGGTAACTACGAGCAGGCGGCTAAAGATTTTACTAACCTGATGGCCAGAAAGCCATCCAGCCAGTTCATTCCTTATGCCTATATGAGAAGAGCTTCTGCTTATTATAACCTTAAAGAGTATGATAAGTCCATCGCTGATTATAAGAAAATTCTAGACGAATATACTACGCATTCTGCAGCTAAGGAAGTTCTCCTTCCATTACAAGAGGTATTGAACTTAACCTCAAGATCAGGAGAGTTTGATCAGTACCTGGCTAAGTTTAAAAAGGCCAATCCTGAGAACAAAAGCCTGGATAATGTAGAATATGAAACAGCGAAGAATCAGTACTTCAACCAGGCTTATAGAAAGGCCATAAGCTCATTTAGTGAATACTTAAAGAGCTATCCTGATAACGCCAATGCTGATGAAGCAAGATATTATATTGCCGAATCTTATTACAGATTGGCAGAGTTTGAACCTGCATTAGATGTGTATAATCAACTGCTTTCTGAAGGAAGATTTAAACAAGTGAGCAGGGTAGTAGACCGTATTGCTGAGATAGAGTTCAGAAGCAAGAGATATGAAAATGCCGTTTATTTCTATTATAAGTTGGTCTCATTAGCTAATACCAAGAAGGAGCAATATTATGGTTGGGCAGGTTTAATGGAATCATATTATTATATGGGTAAATATGATTCAGTAAAACATTATGCTAACGTCATATTAGAAAGAGGTAATGTAAACATAAGCTCACAAAACAAGGCTTCTCTTTACCTGGGTAAAGCTGCTTACGGACAGGGAGACCTTGAAGGGGCCAAAGATGAGTTTATAAATACTTTGAATACGGCCAAAGATCAGAATGGAGCAGAAGCACAATACCTGCTTAGCAAGATCTTCTACGAAAATAAAAACTATCAGCAATCAATAGAATCGTTGATTGATCTTAATCAAAACTTCACATCATATCAGGAGTGGGTTGGTAAGTCTTTCCTCATGCTGGCGGATAATTACGTTGCCATGAAGGATTATTTCCAAGCGAAAGGCACGCTTAATTCCATTATTGAGAACTTCCCGTTGGAAGATACCAAACAAAAGGCTCGTGAAAAGCTGAAAGTGGTTAATCAGCTGGTGGAGACGGAAAATAAAAAGTCTCAGAATGCAGGTGATAGCCTTACTATTGATATAAAAGATGTGGACAATTAA